The Halobellus sp. MBLA0158 genome has a window encoding:
- a CDS encoding branched-chain amino acid ABC transporter permease, producing MVETLFLTPNDFVTYLLNGISRGMILFLVASGLTLIFGLIGLINFAHGAMVTLGGYLTYYITGATGSFWIGIVSGILIVSLLGLVLERTILHHLYEEPLLGFLGTFGIGLVIEELIGFQFGDQSRSLTSPFPGTVDLLGVSYPTHRLFVIVVGVAVALAVGALLAKTRFGLEIHATANASETAEILGVDSSKVYTLTFVLGSALAAAAGGLTAPITSLTPGVGMTYMLLAFLVIIVGGMGSFKGSFLVSLIVGQIIAFGWLALQPTYVEISIFVAAMVFILYKPRGFFGKPEVFE from the coding sequence ATGGTCGAAACGCTGTTTCTGACGCCGAACGACTTCGTCACCTACCTCCTCAACGGCATCAGCCGGGGCATGATCCTGTTCCTCGTCGCCAGCGGGCTGACGCTGATCTTCGGACTCATCGGCCTCATCAACTTCGCGCACGGGGCGATGGTCACGCTCGGCGGCTATCTCACCTACTACATCACGGGCGCGACCGGGAGCTTCTGGATCGGGATCGTCTCGGGGATTCTGATCGTCTCGCTCCTGGGGCTCGTCCTCGAACGGACGATCCTGCATCACCTCTACGAGGAGCCGCTCTTGGGATTCCTCGGGACCTTCGGCATCGGCTTGGTGATCGAGGAGCTGATCGGCTTCCAGTTCGGGGACCAGTCGCGGAGCCTGACCTCGCCGTTCCCGGGGACGGTCGACCTGCTCGGGGTCTCGTACCCCACCCACCGGCTGTTCGTCATCGTCGTCGGCGTCGCCGTCGCGCTCGCCGTCGGCGCGCTCTTGGCGAAGACGCGGTTCGGCCTGGAGATCCACGCGACGGCGAACGCATCGGAGACCGCCGAGATCCTCGGGGTCGACTCCAGTAAGGTGTACACGCTGACGTTCGTGCTCGGGTCGGCCCTCGCGGCCGCCGCGGGCGGGCTGACGGCGCCGATCACGTCGCTGACGCCCGGCGTCGGGATGACGTACATGCTGCTCGCGTTCCTCGTCATCATCGTCGGCGGGATGGGGAGCTTCAAGGGCTCGTTCCTGGTCAGCCTGATCGTCGGCCAGATCATCGCGTTCGGATGGCTGGCGCTCCAACCGACCTACGTCGAGATCAGCATCTTCGTCGCGGCGATGGTGTTCATCCTGTACAAACCGCGTGGCTTCTTCGGGAAACCGGAGGTGTTCGAATGA
- a CDS encoding VOC family protein yields the protein MIGEIDHIEIEASDAEEMADFLKKLGYEELRTTEHHGESFELVPGEEDGPLFEIHTVEGEEVPGINHIAFAVDNIDEITDELESQNVDSIVGPYDVEETGRTITNFRDPDGRRFQIVDDSE from the coding sequence ATGATCGGTGAGATCGACCACATCGAGATCGAAGCGAGCGACGCAGAGGAGATGGCCGACTTCCTGAAGAAGCTGGGCTACGAGGAGCTCCGCACCACAGAGCACCACGGCGAGTCCTTCGAGCTCGTCCCCGGCGAGGAGGACGGTCCCCTCTTCGAGATCCACACCGTCGAGGGCGAGGAGGTCCCCGGTATCAACCACATCGCCTTCGCCGTCGACAACATCGACGAGATCACCGACGAACTCGAATCCCAGAACGTCGACTCCATCGTCGGCCCCTACGACGTCGAGGAGACCGGCCGCACGATCACGAACTTCCGCGACCCCGACGGCCGCCGCTTCCAGATCGTCGACGACAGCGAGTAA
- a CDS encoding alpha-ketoacid dehydrogenase subunit beta — translation MAETIINAINMALREEMERDDGVVVFGEDVAETGGVFRATEGLKEQFGGDRVVDTPLSEIAIAGGAVGLAVFGLRPVAEIQFSGFLPPAFDQLVTHASRIRWRTRGQWSAPMVVRTPYGAGIRALEHHSESLEGAYAHVPGLQVVIPSTPYDTKGLLKSAIRSPDPVLFMEPKHIYRSVREDVPDDDYEVPIGEAAVRREGEDVTVISWGAMMQKTLEAVDRIDADAEVIDLRTISPMDRETVVESVKKTGRCVVVHEAPYSGGWASEIIATINDEVLMYLEAPVERITGYDIPVPLLSMEDYYIPHPPRIAAGIEDVLDY, via the coding sequence ATGGCTGAAACTATCATCAACGCCATCAATATGGCGCTGCGAGAGGAGATGGAACGGGACGACGGAGTCGTCGTCTTCGGCGAGGACGTCGCCGAGACCGGCGGCGTCTTCCGGGCCACCGAAGGCCTGAAAGAGCAGTTCGGCGGCGACCGCGTCGTCGACACGCCGCTGTCGGAGATCGCCATCGCCGGCGGCGCGGTCGGCCTCGCGGTGTTCGGGCTCCGCCCGGTCGCGGAGATCCAGTTCTCGGGGTTCCTGCCCCCGGCGTTCGACCAGCTCGTGACGCACGCCAGCCGGATTCGCTGGCGGACCCGCGGGCAGTGGAGCGCGCCGATGGTCGTCCGGACGCCCTACGGCGCCGGCATCCGCGCCTTGGAGCACCACTCCGAGAGCCTGGAGGGCGCCTACGCCCACGTGCCGGGCCTCCAGGTCGTGATTCCGAGCACGCCTTACGACACGAAGGGGCTTCTCAAGTCGGCGATCCGGAGCCCCGACCCGGTGCTGTTTATGGAGCCGAAGCACATCTACCGCTCCGTCCGGGAGGACGTCCCCGACGACGACTACGAGGTCCCGATCGGCGAGGCCGCCGTGCGTCGCGAGGGCGAAGACGTCACGGTGATCTCCTGGGGAGCGATGATGCAGAAGACCCTCGAAGCGGTCGACCGCATCGACGCCGACGCCGAGGTGATCGACCTCCGGACGATCTCGCCGATGGACCGCGAGACGGTCGTCGAGTCGGTGAAGAAGACCGGCCGCTGTGTCGTCGTCCACGAGGCGCCCTACAGCGGCGGCTGGGCGAGCGAGATCATCGCCACGATCAACGACGAGGTGCTGATGTACCTCGAAGCGCCGGTCGAGCGCATCACCGGCTACGACATCCCGGTGCCGCTCCTGTCGATGGAGGATTACTACATTCCGCACCCGCCGCGGATCGCCGCGGGGATCGAAGACGTCCTCGATTACTGA
- a CDS encoding HpcH/HpaI aldolase family protein → MDQHNSFRHAIENDEVIFGARSSTFSSTVIEIYGELGIDFVWLDFEHMGPSPWDSTVFEELTRAADVGGTELFVRLPTGDPSLIRKVLDAGVRNVFIPRVDTAEEVREAVKATRFEYDGEPGERGMASGRSRTWGLAGDGYIGTEDEEVCIGVMIEKTTAVDELDEILSVPELGFVFIGPSDLSVQMGHPGDKTHPDVANQITEIREAAHDAGVPTGVIANDPDAIEDAVEKGHQIIRMGGDLASVKSVLSKRLDAVDHLR, encoded by the coding sequence ATGGACCAGCACAACAGCTTCCGACACGCGATCGAGAACGACGAGGTGATCTTCGGCGCGCGCTCGTCGACGTTCTCCTCGACGGTGATCGAGATCTACGGCGAACTCGGCATCGACTTCGTCTGGCTCGACTTCGAGCACATGGGCCCGAGCCCCTGGGACAGCACCGTCTTCGAGGAACTGACCCGCGCGGCCGACGTCGGCGGCACCGAACTGTTCGTCCGCCTCCCGACCGGCGATCCCTCGCTGATCCGGAAGGTGCTCGACGCCGGCGTCCGCAACGTCTTCATCCCGCGGGTCGACACCGCCGAGGAGGTCCGCGAGGCCGTCAAAGCGACCCGCTTCGAGTACGACGGCGAGCCCGGCGAGCGCGGGATGGCCAGCGGCCGCTCGCGCACCTGGGGACTCGCCGGCGACGGCTACATCGGGACCGAAGACGAGGAGGTCTGCATCGGCGTGATGATCGAGAAGACCACCGCCGTCGACGAACTCGACGAGATCCTCTCGGTCCCGGAACTGGGCTTCGTCTTCATCGGCCCCTCGGACCTCTCGGTCCAGATGGGCCACCCCGGCGACAAGACCCACCCCGACGTCGCGAACCAGATCACCGAGATCCGCGAGGCCGCCCACGACGCCGGCGTCCCGACCGGCGTGATCGCAAACGACCCCGACGCCATCGAGGACGCCGTCGAGAAGGGCCACCAGATCATCCGGATGGGCGGCGACCTCGCCTCCGTCAAGTCCGTCCTCTCGAAGCGACTCGACGCGGTCGATCACCTGCGGTAG
- a CDS encoding ABC transporter substrate-binding protein translates to MAKETSSRIRNTRRRTFIKTAGTAVTLAGLAGCSSGGNGGGGGDTETSGGDGGGDGQTGTTTSPSLDGPVRVGLLTPLSGPFALTGQEVQRGVEMAREHLGGEILGQSIEVVSRDSEGSSSGALEGARSLVEQEDVDAIIGPSISSAGLAVLPYIRDQAQIPILPTQVSSVNAREGENCTDYSYFIWVSNRHTVPVGVDFIYDLQENIDRDYNPDQVHFFAPDYALGQNNLELLREEMSSRGGEVVGSTLAPIGTQDLSSYISELSNSEADVITGVLTPGMAVRLINQATDFGLPDEKIMMFNSGKPVDQITQASVGATADGWYGTYFYNPASESEINQAFMDLYPSESDLLPNASCGSGFETMRAIAQSIEQGGSTNPDDMVDQLGGLSWESIFGPAQFREGDGQIELNFVGATRQDTEFTVLEEYPDIIPENRC, encoded by the coding sequence ATGGCCAAAGAGACTAGTAGCCGGATCCGAAACACCCGACGACGAACGTTCATCAAGACCGCCGGGACCGCCGTCACGCTCGCTGGACTCGCCGGCTGTTCCAGCGGCGGGAACGGCGGAGGCGGCGGCGATACGGAGACGTCCGGAGGCGACGGCGGCGGCGACGGTCAGACGGGGACGACGACGAGCCCGTCGCTCGACGGCCCCGTCCGCGTCGGCCTGCTGACGCCCCTGAGCGGTCCGTTCGCGCTCACCGGACAGGAAGTCCAGCGCGGCGTCGAGATGGCGCGAGAGCACCTCGGCGGCGAGATCCTCGGACAGAGCATCGAGGTCGTCTCCCGCGACTCCGAGGGGAGTTCCTCCGGCGCGCTCGAAGGCGCCCGCTCGCTCGTCGAGCAGGAGGACGTCGACGCCATCATCGGCCCGTCGATCAGCTCGGCCGGGCTGGCGGTGCTCCCGTACATCCGGGACCAGGCCCAGATCCCGATCCTGCCCACGCAGGTGTCCTCGGTCAACGCCCGCGAGGGCGAGAACTGCACCGACTACTCGTACTTCATCTGGGTGAGCAACCGACACACGGTGCCCGTCGGCGTGGACTTCATCTACGACCTGCAGGAGAACATCGACCGCGACTACAACCCCGATCAGGTCCACTTCTTCGCGCCGGACTACGCGCTCGGACAGAACAACCTCGAGCTGCTCCGCGAGGAGATGAGCTCCCGCGGCGGCGAGGTCGTCGGCAGCACGCTCGCGCCGATCGGCACCCAGGACCTCTCGTCGTACATCTCCGAGCTGTCCAACAGCGAGGCCGACGTGATCACCGGCGTCCTCACGCCCGGGATGGCCGTCCGCCTCATCAATCAGGCGACGGACTTCGGCCTGCCGGACGAGAAGATCATGATGTTCAACTCCGGGAAGCCGGTCGACCAGATCACGCAGGCCAGCGTCGGCGCGACCGCCGACGGCTGGTACGGGACGTACTTCTACAACCCCGCCAGCGAGAGCGAGATCAATCAGGCGTTCATGGACCTGTACCCCTCCGAGAGCGACCTGCTGCCGAACGCCTCCTGCGGGAGCGGGTTCGAGACGATGCGCGCCATCGCGCAGTCGATCGAACAGGGCGGCTCGACGAACCCCGACGACATGGTCGACCAGCTCGGCGGCCTGAGCTGGGAGTCGATCTTCGGCCCGGCGCAGTTCCGCGAGGGCGACGGCCAGATCGAACTCAACTTCGTCGGCGCGACCCGTCAGGACACCGAGTTCACCGTCCTCGAAGAGTACCCGGACATCATCCCCGAGAACCGGTGCTGA
- a CDS encoding ABC transporter ATP-binding protein encodes MSDILTVENLDAFYGESQVLFDVSLSVDENGVVGIFGRNGMGKTTILESIVNRIDRKTGTVRFRDRDISGLAPHEIIRDKIAYVPEDREIYTALTVRENLELATPKGLSEAEQEERIANVFDRFERLDERSAQLGGTLSGGEQQMLAIGRGLVTDPDLLLLDEPTEGLAPIIVDEVVEVLDDLVTQNRAVLLVEQNITRTLPLIDRGYIIESGRIVADGDNEELGDEELHEEYLTV; translated from the coding sequence GTGAGTGACATCCTGACGGTGGAGAACCTCGACGCGTTCTACGGCGAGAGCCAGGTGCTCTTCGACGTCTCGCTGTCGGTCGACGAGAACGGCGTCGTCGGCATCTTCGGCCGGAACGGGATGGGCAAGACCACGATCCTCGAGAGCATCGTCAACCGTATCGACAGGAAGACCGGGACCGTCCGCTTCCGCGACCGCGACATCTCCGGGCTGGCCCCCCACGAGATCATCCGCGACAAGATCGCGTACGTGCCGGAGGACCGCGAGATCTACACCGCCCTGACGGTCCGCGAGAACCTCGAACTCGCGACGCCGAAGGGGCTCTCGGAGGCCGAACAGGAAGAGCGCATCGCGAACGTCTTCGACCGCTTCGAGCGGCTCGACGAGCGCTCGGCCCAGCTCGGCGGGACCCTCTCGGGCGGCGAACAGCAGATGCTCGCGATCGGCCGCGGGCTCGTCACCGACCCCGACCTCCTGCTCCTCGACGAGCCGACGGAGGGGCTCGCGCCCATCATCGTCGACGAGGTGGTCGAGGTGCTCGACGACCTCGTGACGCAGAACCGGGCGGTCCTGCTCGTCGAGCAGAACATCACGCGGACGCTGCCGCTCATCGACCGCGGGTACATCATCGAATCCGGTCGCATCGTCGCCGATGGCGACAACGAGGAGCTCGGCGACGAGGAGCTCCACGAGGAGTACCTCACGGTCTGA
- a CDS encoding branched-chain amino acid ABC transporter permease, producing the protein MSVAIDSARRYLSEERYRWVGLLFVIGLLFLPMGVENYMVGLITKAIIFGLFAISVDIALGYTGLITLAPAAFFGIGAYSIAKLVVDYDASYWLGFPTAIVLAATIAFLIGYAPIKRRIGEVYFVLFTMAFGVIVHDFTFVTTSFTGGSNGLAYVSPPEVFGINLAETLPFYYFSLIVVGALVVGLYLLLRSDYGSILHASRQNELRMRYLGYDTDREKLLAWIISAVISAVAGAIYVGTVGVASPSLMEFALTGEVIIWVVVGGTGTFVGPFIAAFLLTLLEDYLGGVWSEGYLIILGVLFVAFIFLLPEGVMGRIQDRED; encoded by the coding sequence ATGAGCGTCGCCATCGACTCCGCCCGCCGGTACCTCAGCGAAGAGCGGTACCGCTGGGTCGGGCTGCTGTTCGTGATCGGCCTGCTCTTCCTGCCGATGGGCGTCGAGAACTACATGGTCGGCCTGATCACGAAGGCCATCATCTTCGGCCTGTTCGCCATCTCGGTCGACATCGCGCTCGGCTACACGGGGCTGATCACGCTCGCGCCGGCCGCCTTCTTCGGCATCGGCGCGTACTCCATCGCGAAGCTCGTGGTCGACTACGACGCCTCCTACTGGCTCGGCTTCCCGACCGCGATCGTCCTTGCGGCGACGATCGCCTTCCTCATCGGCTACGCCCCGATCAAGCGGCGGATCGGCGAGGTGTACTTCGTGCTGTTCACGATGGCGTTCGGCGTCATCGTCCACGACTTCACGTTCGTCACGACGTCGTTCACCGGCGGCTCGAACGGCCTGGCGTACGTGTCGCCGCCGGAGGTGTTCGGCATCAACCTCGCGGAGACGCTGCCGTTCTACTACTTCTCGCTCATCGTCGTCGGCGCGCTCGTGGTCGGGCTCTACCTGCTCCTCCGCTCGGACTACGGGAGCATCCTCCACGCGTCGCGGCAGAACGAGCTCCGGATGCGGTACCTCGGCTACGACACCGACCGCGAGAAGCTGCTGGCGTGGATCATCTCCGCGGTCATCTCGGCGGTCGCCGGGGCGATCTACGTCGGCACCGTCGGCGTCGCCTCCCCGTCGCTGATGGAGTTCGCGCTCACCGGCGAGGTGATCATCTGGGTCGTCGTCGGCGGCACCGGCACCTTCGTCGGCCCCTTCATCGCGGCGTTCCTCCTGACGCTCCTGGAGGACTACCTCGGCGGCGTCTGGTCGGAGGGCTACCTCATCATCCTCGGGGTGCTCTTCGTCGCGTTCATCTTCCTCCTGCCCGAGGGCGTGATGGGCCGGATTCAGGACCGCGAGGACTGA
- a CDS encoding VOC family protein, whose amino-acid sequence MSPELARLSHVALETPDLEGSLEFFVDAVGFEEVEREGDTSYLRAVDEFDHHSIVLSEAEEAGVDHVGWQTRKPEYLSEFEAILDEEGIDVTWIDAGEELGQGEAFRFTTPTGHEFEFYHEMEKPDPPAERRSKLKNKTYSRTTTNPIAPRRIDHVQLWDPEANDFRAWLKEALNFRVQERYNREDGSRWGTFLSANGNKIEAAVIEDEEAANDPALHHIAYKVDSADDLFDAHDAMNEHGIPTDGIGQHSISRGKFLYVRDPVSGHRIEFNAGGYLVFDPTWETVEWQEGDLEDRQWIGQIESKARVEY is encoded by the coding sequence ATGTCGCCGGAGCTTGCCCGTCTCAGTCACGTAGCGCTCGAAACGCCCGACCTCGAGGGGTCGCTAGAGTTTTTCGTCGACGCGGTCGGCTTCGAGGAGGTCGAACGCGAGGGCGACACCTCGTACCTCCGCGCGGTCGACGAGTTCGACCACCACTCGATCGTCCTCTCGGAGGCCGAGGAGGCCGGCGTCGACCACGTCGGCTGGCAGACGCGAAAGCCCGAGTACCTGAGCGAGTTCGAGGCGATCCTCGACGAGGAGGGCATCGACGTGACCTGGATCGACGCCGGCGAGGAGCTCGGCCAGGGCGAGGCGTTCCGCTTCACCACGCCAACGGGCCACGAGTTCGAGTTCTACCACGAGATGGAAAAGCCGGACCCGCCGGCCGAGCGGCGCTCGAAGCTCAAGAACAAGACCTACTCGCGGACCACCACGAACCCGATCGCGCCGCGGCGGATCGACCACGTCCAGCTGTGGGACCCCGAGGCCAACGACTTCCGCGCGTGGCTGAAGGAGGCGCTGAACTTCCGCGTCCAGGAGCGGTATAATCGAGAAGACGGCTCCCGCTGGGGGACGTTCCTCAGCGCCAACGGCAACAAGATCGAGGCCGCCGTGATCGAAGACGAAGAGGCCGCGAACGACCCCGCGCTGCACCACATCGCCTACAAGGTGGACTCCGCCGACGACCTCTTCGACGCCCACGACGCGATGAACGAACACGGCATCCCGACCGACGGGATCGGCCAGCACTCGATCTCCCGCGGGAAGTTCCTCTACGTGCGCGACCCCGTCAGCGGCCACCGGATCGAGTTCAACGCCGGCGGCTACCTCGTCTTCGACCCCACCTGGGAGACGGTCGAGTGGCAGGAGGGCGACCTCGAAGACCGGCAGTGGATCGGCCAGATCGAGTCGAAGGCGCGCGTCGAATACTAA